A region from the Metarhizium brunneum chromosome 7, complete sequence genome encodes:
- the Wdr26 gene encoding WD repeat-containing protein 26, whose translation MASDGNSVLQSNGSGAARSNGSTGVASQRTVLPSGATNGTHKAASLAANGSANGDKASTSAVRPSSYFGHNREEVTRILIQALSDMGYQAAAESVSEESGFKLENPTVAAFRSAVLEGSWAEAEDLLTEATVAGQAGEDGGGGNGLVLAPGSERNVMRFAMRQQKFLELLETRDTTRALQVLRGELTPLDYDTAKVHFLSSLLMCLSTEDLMAKANWDGAGGQSRKRLLSDLSRCISPSVMLPENRLAVLLHQVKQSQINSCLFHTAASSPSLYADHHCDRRVFPRDIVLELTEMRGEVWEVQFSHDGTQLAACGSSDSVFIWETWSFQVVHALSMQVQKDHHSGVASIAWSPDDSMMVTCSQDHFARLWDTKNGQLIKKLKRFDEPVSSCIWASDSKSFVLGTLDNKRSICTFNSEGEELVQWDKKHRVQAMAGSPDGRWLVAADNFTNMYVYNGITRALEYELDLGAQPISLAISQDSRQLLVNKGDSEAQLIDLFTRATVQKFLGHMTDQCVIRASFGGANESFVMSGSEDGKVVIWHKNIGAAVERLSSFSGKRCNCVVWNPADPYMLASCNDDGKVRIWANRKRGVDIRSRIPGLTGWKHHQNEPVPF comes from the exons atggcgtcagaCGGCAATTCTGTCCTACAGTCTAATGGAAGCGGCGCCGCTCGCTCAAATGGATCGACTGGTGTTGCTTCTCAGAGAACTGTCTTGCCCAGTGGTGCGACTAACGGGACACACAAGGCAGCGTCTCTAGCTGCTAACGGCTCAGCAAATGGAGACAAAGCCTCTACGTCGGCCGTCCGACCCTCATCATATTTCGGACATAACCGAGAGGAGGTGACCCGAATTTTGATCCAAGCATTGTCAGACATGGGTTATCAAGCTGCGGCTGAGAGTGTGAGCGAGGAGAGTGGGTTTAAACTGGAAAACCCAACTGTGGCAGCCTTTCGGTCAGCTGTGTTGGAGGGCTCATGGGCTGAAGCGGAAGATTTGCTGACGGAAGCTACTGTGGCAGGACAGGCTGGGGaggatggcggtggtggaaATGGGCTTGTGCTCGCGCCAGGCTCTGAGCGAAATGTCATGAGATTTGCCATGCGCCAACAAAAGTTTCTGGAGCTTTTAGAAACCAGAGACACAACTCGGGCACTCCAGGTTCTGAGGGGAGAATTAACGCCGCTAGACTACGACACCGCCAAGGTGCATTTTCTTTCCAGCCTCCTCATGTGTCTTTCGACAGAAGACCtgatggccaaggcaaaTTGGGACGGGGCAGGGGGACAATCACGCAAAAGGCTGTTGTCTGACCTATCGA GGTGCATCTCGCCATCTGTCATGCTTCCCGAAAATCGTCTAGCTGTTCTCCTCCACCAGGTCAAGCAAAGTCAGATCAACTCCTGCCTCTTCCACAcagcggcatcgtcgccttCGCTGTACGCGGATCATCACTGCGACAGGCGAGTCTTCCCCAGGGATATCGTGCTGGAGCTCACTGAAATGCGAGGAGAGGTGTGGGAAGTGCAATTTTCTCACGACGGGACGCAGCTTGCCGCCTGTGGATCCAGTGACAGCGTCTTTATATGGGAGACTTGGTCATTCCAGGTTGTACACGCGCTCAGCATGCAGGTTCAAAAAGATCACCATTCCGGCGTGGCAAGTATTGCGTGGAGTCCAGATGACTCGATGATGGTGACCTGTTCGCAGGATCATTTTGCGCGATTATGGGATACCAAG AATGGTCAATTGATCAAGAAACTGAAGAGGTTCGACGAACCTGTCAGCAGCTGCATCTGGGCGAGCGACAGCAAATCCTTTGTCCTCGGCACCCTCGATAACAAGCGGAGCATTTGTACATTCAACAGTGAGGGCGAAGAGCTGGTCCAGTGGGACAAGAAGCACCGTGTGCAGGCCATGGCTGGTTCCCCCGACGGACGGTGGCTTGTAGCGGCGGATAACTTTACCAACATGTACGTGTACAACGGGATAACAAGAGCGTTGGAGTATGAGCTAGATTTGGGTGCGCAGCCAATATCCCTAGCCATCAGCCAGGACTCCCGGCAGCTGCTTGTCAACAAAGGGGACAGTGAGGCCCAGCTCATCGACTTGTTCACGAGAGCTACGGTGCAGAAATTCCTCGGCCACATGACGGACCAGTGCGTCATCCGCGCCTCCTTTGGCGGGGCCAACGAGAGCTTTGTCATGAGCGGCAGCGAGGACGGAAAAGTGGTCATCTGGCACAAGAATATAGGGGCTGCTGTCGAGAGGTTGTCCAGCTTTTCCGGCAAGCGGTGCAACTGTGTGGTTTGGAACCCGGCCGATCCATACATGCTCGCCTCGTGTAATGATGACGGAAAAGTGCGAAT ATGGGCTAACCGCAAGAGAGGCGTGGATATCAGGTCTCGGATACCCGGGTTGACGGGGTGGAAACACCATCAAAATGAACCCGTGCCGTTCTAG
- the mtaD gene encoding 5-methylthioadenosine/S-adenosylhomocysteine deaminase, producing the protein MRNTLALAVVLAGTVAQAASTLFWGGTIIAFDSENESLRVIRNGSLLVVDDRIAAVHDDSQSPYNSVPADTVKIDVTGQIITPGFIDTHRHSWQTAYKTIGSNTTLLEYFSRYGEYAAASSYRPEDVYLGQLMGLYEALDGGVTTLLDHAHHTWSNATAYAGLNATVESGARVFWSYAFHNISSLNYTISQQIPNFREIAESGIFDNTTTELGIAFDSWGPNPDVAEAQQIVHLAHQYNVSVVTTHCLSGPWGFNNLPEDVQRFDMLNGTIPVVFSHASFITAQGAELLRSTNQYISITPESEMHYGHTHPHSYMLQDQAALGVDTHFTYSGDILTQARLWLQSVRYYFSSGVLKDWGLPSRNPMSADQAFKLATRAGGLALRRPDLGVIQVGAKADLVVWNARKSLSMVGWADPVAAVILHANAGDVLDVMVDGNFVKREGEILAENFPDTRARFLSSARRIQQIWRETPYPHFEGKSANGFPYKEPIIADTSRGDGDGYGDLYVN; encoded by the coding sequence ATGCGTAATACACTGGCCCTCGCTGTTGTCCTTGCTGGCACAGTCGCCCAGGCTGCGTCAACACTCTTCTGGGGCGGCACCATTATTGCATTTGACAGTGAAAATGAATCCCTAAGGGTCATCAGAAACGGCTCGCTTCTCGTGGTGGATGACCGCATTGCCGCCGTTCACGACGATTCACAAAGTCCCTACAACAGTGTGCCAGCAGACACAGTCAAGATAGATGTCACAGGGCAGATCATCACCCCGGGCTTCATTGATACCCATCGCCATAGCTGGCAGACGGCATACAAGACGATTGGGTCCAACACGACGCTTCTTGAATACTTCTCTCGGTACGGCGAGTATGCCGCGGCATCTAGTTACCGGCCCGAAGACGTCTACTTGGGCCAGTTGATGGGGCTCTATGAAGCCTTGGACGGCGGCGTGACAACCCTCCTTGATCATGCTCACCACACATGGTCGAATGCGACCGCCTATGCTGGTCTAAACGCAACCGTGGAGAGCGGAGCGCGTGTCTTCTGGTCTTACGCGTTTCATAACATCTCGAGCCTCAACTATACCATCTCACAGCAGATACCCAACTTTCGCGAGATTGCAGAGAGCGGCATCTTTGACAATACAACGACAGAACTCGGCATTGCGTTCGATTCGTGGGGCCCCAACCCGGACGTCGCCGAGGCTCAGCAGATTGTTCATCTTGCTCACCAGTATAACGTCTCGGTGGTCACAACTCACTGTCTCAGCGGCCCTTGGGGATTTAACAACCTGCCCGAAGACGTTCAGCGGTTCGACATGCTCAACGGCACGATCCCCGTCGTCTTCTCGCACGCCAGTTTTATCACGGCACAGGGTGCAGAGCTTCTACGTTCTACAAACCAGTACATCTCCATCACGCCCGAGTCCGAGATGCACTATGGCCATACCCACCCGCATTCCTACATGCTTCAAGACCAGGCAGCTCTTGGTGTCGACACGCACTTTACATACTCTGGCGATATTCTCACCCAGGCCCGTCTGTGGCTGCAATCGGTGAGATACTACTTTTCATCGGGTGTCTTGAAGGACTGGGGCTTGCCGTCTCGGAACCCTATGAGCGCCGACCAGGCATTCAAGCTGGCCACGCGCGCGGGAGGCCTTGCGCTGCGAAGACCCGACTTGGGCGTCATCCAAGTCGGCGCCAAGGCAGATCTCGTGGTTTGGAACGCGCGCAAGTCGCTGTCCATGGTGGGATGGGCAgaccccgtcgccgccgtcattcTTCACGCGAATGCAGGTGACGTCTTGGATGTTATGGTGGATGGAAATTTTGtcaagagagagggagaaatCCTGGCCGAGAATTTTCCCGACACGCGCGCCAGATTCTTATCCAGCGCTCGCAGGATACAGCAGATATGGCGGGAGACGCCGTATCCCCATTTCGAAGGCAAATCCGCAAATGGATTTCCCTACAAGGAACCCATTATCGCGGACACGAGCCGAGGGGACGGGGACGGATACGGAGATTTATATGTGAATTAG
- the CSE1 gene encoding Importin alpha re-exporter, producing MAADIGQISQFLNATLDPSQHRKAENALKQEATKPQYSLTLLNIVNSDSLPPNTRLAASLAFKNFIRSNYVDEEGNYKISQDEVQIIKERLIGLMISSPPNVQKQLGEAISVIADSDFWRRWDTLTQELVSRFSTTDPKVNVGVLEVAHSIFNRWRPLNRSNELYIEINHVITTFGQPFVQLLVTTDSKIAAHANDKNALKGWFETLDMQIKILHDMSSHDLPPIFEENLASISELLHKYLTYNNPLLETDDDDEASIVDTAKAGICELLELYTIKYDEDFSKYCAPFITSAWNLLSTVGPQTKYDNLVSKSLHFLTAVAGTAEHAAVFNNENVLSQIVEKVILPNVALRESDIEMFEDEPIEFIRRDLEGSDTDSRRRSSTDFLRKLQERFETPVTTAVSKYITHYLDQGKTDWKAKDTAVYLFLSIAAKGAVTAAQGVKTVNPLVNVVEFFEQHIAADLMASEGVEPISKVDAIKYLYTFRSQLSKEQWTLALPPLIQNMNSSNYVVYTYAAIAVERVLFLADDVGNQMFPRTDIEPFAKDLLNHLFKLIERETNAAKLQENEFLMRCVMRILIVIKDGAAPMLDNVLTHLILITNVMKHNPSNPRFYYYHFEAMGALVRYCSGTNTAIFNQKLWEPFNLILTEDVTEFIPYIFQILAQLLESSPADAVSENFKSLLGPLLAAPLWETRGNVPACVRLLSAVIPKASSLVIQNNQLEAVLGIFQKLLAFKKSEVQAFDILDAIVNSFEPSALDKYFGTILQLLYTKLQGSPADSFKIRFARFYHLVSARLEAGYGADFFIKQSDQLDAGAFAQVYPPFVLAETEKLAKPVDRKTAVVSLTKTLCDSQVFGQKFMKGWASSCRILLSLLANPPAVAAGQGDEIITESSVDDIGFGMTYTALNTCRPLARDDFPEVQNVTTWVKQYMVEANRRHGGAIEGFITQRLPPEQQEAIAQYIR from the exons ATGGCGGCCGACATTGGGCAAATCTCTCAGTTCCTGAATGCAACCCTCGATCCTTCCCAGCACCGTAAAG CCGAGAATGCTCTGAAGCAAGAGGCTACCAAGCCCCAATACTCGCTCACCTTGCTGAACATTGTCAATTCCGACTCTCTTCCCCCCAATACCCGACTCGCTGCTTCCTTGGCCTTCAAGAACTTCATACGTTCCAACTACGTG GATGAGGAAGGCAACTACAAAATTTCACAGGATGAGGTTCAGATAATAAAGGAGCGCCTGATTGGTTTGATGATCTCGAGCCCGCCAAATGTTCAGAAACAGCTGGGCGAAGCAATCAGCGTCATTGCAGACTCCGACTTTTGGAGGCGGTGGGATACCTTGACCCAA GAGCTGGTTAGTCGGTTTTCTACCACGGATCCCAAGGTCAATGTCGGCGTCCTCGAAGTCGCTCATTCGATTTTTAACCGATGGCGCCCTCTAAATCGATCCAACGAGTTGTATATCGAAATCAACCACGTCATCACCACGTTCGGCCAGCCTTTTGTTCAGTTGCTGGTG ACTACTGACAGCAAAATCGCCGCGCATGCCAACGACAAAAATGCCCTCAAGGGGTGGTTCGAGACCCTCGACATGCAAATCAAGATCCTACATGATATGTCCTCTCACGACCTTCCCCCGATTTTTGAAGAGAACCTTGCGAGTATCTCTGAGCTTCTCCACAAATACCTGACCTACAACAACCCACTGCTCGAGacagatgatgacgacgaggcgaGTATTGTCGACACAGCCAAGGCAGGAATTTGCGAGTTGCTGGAGCTTTATACTATCAAGTATGATGAGGACTTTTCAAAATACTGCGCACCTTTTATTACGAGCGCGTGGAACCTACTATCGACAGTTGGGCCTCAAACCAAGTATGACAACCTCGTGAGCAAGAGCTTGCACTTCTTGACCGCGGTCGCCGGTACAGCTGAGCACGCTGCTGTTTTCAACAATGAGAATGTTTTGTCTCAAATTGTCGAAAAAGTCATCTTGCCTAATGTTGCCCTGAGAGAATCAGACATTGAAATGTTCGAAGACGAACCCATCGAGTTTATTCGACGAGATCTAGAGGGCTCAGATACGGACTCAAGACGCCGGTCTTCCACAGATTTCTTGCGAAAATTGCAAGAAAGATTTGAGACTCCCGTAACAACCGCGGTGTCCAAGTATATCACCCACTATCTTGACCAGGGCAAGACGGActggaaggccaaggacacgGCCGTCTATCTATTCTTGTCTATTGCCGCCAAGGGAGCTGTCACCGCCGCACAGGGGGTCAAGACTGTGAACCCACTTGTCAATGTTGTCGAGTTCTTTGAACAGCATATTGCGGCAGATCTCATGGCGAGCGAGGGGGTGGAGCCCATCTCCAAAGTTGATGCTATTAAATATCTTTACACATTCCGCAGTCAACTGTCCAAGGAACAGTGGACGCTCGCTTTACCGCCGTTGATTCAAAACATGAACTCGTCCAACTATGTTGTCTACACGTACGCTGCAATTGCTGTTGAACGTGTTTTGTTCTTGGCGGATGATGTGGGCAATCAAATGTTCCCCCGAACCGACATTGAGCCCTTTGCAAAGGACCTTCTCAACCACTTGTTCAAGCTGATTGAGCGCGAAACTAATGCCGCCAAGTTGCAAGAAAACGAGTTCTTGATGCGCTGCGTCATGAGAAttctcatcgtcatcaaggaTGGTGCCGCGCCAATGCTAGATAACGTCTTGACCCACCTTATTCTCATTACCAACGTCATGAAGCACAACCCTAGCAACCCAAGGTTCTACTACTACCACTTCGAGGCTATGGGTGCATTGGTACGATACTGCTCTGGGACCAATACCGCGATTTTCAACCAGAAGCTGTGGGAGCCATTTAATCTGATCCTTACTGAAGATGTTACCGAGTTCATTCCTTACATTTTCCAAAttcttgcccagcttctcgaGTCAAGTCCCGCAGACGCTGTTTCTGAGAACTTCAAGAGTCTTCTGGGCCCTCTTCTGGCTGCGCCTTTGTGGGAGACCCGTGGCAACGTTCCTGCTTGCGTTCGTCTGTTATCTGCTGTCATTCCCAAGGCATCAAGCTTGGTTATTCAGAACAATCAGCTGGAAGCCGTTCTTGGCATTTTCCAAAAACTGCTTGCATTCAAGAAGTCCGAAGTCCAGGCCTTTGACATtttggatgccattgtcaacTCGTTTGAGCC CTCTGCGCTGGACAAATATTTTGGCACGATTCTGCAGCTTCTGTACACCAAGCTGCAGGGATCTCCTGCCGACTCGTTCAAGATCCGTTTCGCCCGCTTCTATCATCTGGTCAGTGCCAGACTTGAAGCTGGCTATGGTGCGgacttcttcatcaagcaATCAGACCAGTTGGATGCAGGTGCATTTGCCCAAGTGTATCCACCATTTGTGCTTGCTGAGACAGAGAAGCTCGCCAAGCCTGTTGACCGCAAAACGGCAGTCGTGTCACTGACCAAGACATTATGCGATTCACAGGTGTTTGGGCAGAAGTTTATGAAAGGCTGGGCCAGCAGCTGCCGTATTCTGCTGTCCCTGCTCGCAAACCCTCCCGCTGTtgccgctggccaaggcgacgAGATCATAACGGAGAGTTCAGTAGATGATATTGGTTTCGGCATGACATATACTGCTCTCAACACGTGCCGACCCCTGGCTCGCGACGACTTTCCTGAAGTTCAAAACGTGACGACGTGGGTCAAGCAGTACATGGTTGAAGCCAACCGGCGACACGGTGGGGCTATTGAAGGTTTCATCACCCAGAGACTTCCCCCAGAACAGCAGGAGGCCATTGCCCAGTATATTCGCTGA